The genomic segment GCCAGAAACAACGGTGCCAAGGCTCTTCACTCCACGGCTCCATCAAGCGTCGCGCGCAGCATCACGACAAGAGCATCATCCGCAGCTGGATCGACGGTCCGCAGATCGAGCAGCACAGCATCCTCATGAATCCGCCCAATCACCGGCGGCTGAAGATGTCTCAGCTGCGCGGCAAGAGCCTCCGCACTCATCTGGGGAGACTGAAGCATCACCGCAAAACTGGCCATCGTAGCTCCCGGAGTCGTGCCTCCACCCACCACACTGTCCGTCGGAACCACCGTCGCGCGAACACTGGCTGTACTCAACGCTGCAGCCCATTGCCCGCAGCGTGATCGAATCATCTCTGCCGGCATCCTCAGCATGCGTGCCACCGGCACCGAATCCGGTTGCCCTGAGAGATAAGCCAGCAGCGTGGCTTCCAGCGCGGCAATCGTCAGCTTGTCCACGCGGAACGCGCGATACAGCGGATTCCGCCGCAGCTTCCGAATCACACTTTGCTGCCCAACAACCACACCGGCCTGCGGACCGCCCAGCAGTTTGTCTCCGCTTGCGCAAACCAGCGCGGCCCCGCTCTTCACCGCCTCAAGAAAGGACGACTGCCTGCCCAACCCGTACTCATGCAACGGCAGAATGCAACCCGTTCCCTGGTCCACCATCACCGGCACGCCTGCGTCCGCTCCCAGTTGCACAAGTTCGCGAAGTTCCGCCTGCTCCGTAAAACCAGTGATTTCAAAATTCGATCGATGCACCCGCAGAATCAGCCGCGTCTCCGGCGTGACCGCGTCTGCATAGTCCTGAATGCGTGTCCGATTGGTCGTGCCCACCTCAACCAGCCGCGCTCCCGACTTGCGCAGAATGTCTGGCACACGGAAACCGCCACCAATCTCGACAAGCTCGCCCCGCGACACAATCACCTCTCCGCCTTCGGCCAGTGAGTTCAGCGCAAGAAACGTCGCAGCCGCGCAGTTGTTGACCACCAGACCTGCAGATTCCGCCGCATCGCATTCGGCAATCTGCACCAGGAGTTCTTCCACGCGCGCGCCTCTGTGGCCGCGCTTGCCTGAATCCAGATCGAATTCAAGATTGCAGTATCCTCGCGCCACAGCCGCAACGCTTTCAATCGCAGCGTCGCTCAGAGGAGCCCGGCCCAGATTTGTCTGCAAGATCACGCCAGTCGCATTGATCACGGGCTGCAACGCTCGATGCTCACGAACGCCGAGGCCCGCAGCCACGCGCCGCGGTAGTCCCTCGATCTCCATCGCCAGTACGCTTTCGGTAACCGAGCCACGCGCGATTTCATTCCGTAACTCCGCGATCGCCTCGCGTACCGCTTCCAGCACAATAGGCCGCGGATGCCGGCGGAGCAGTTCCTGGCCCGCGGCGCTCGCCAGGAACTCGCCCACCTGCGGCAATTGCTGATAGAGACTGTTCTTTTCTGCTCGCACGTTTCGCCTATCGCAGGATAATCTTTGCGTCGCCTTTACGAACCTGACCAATCTCCGCCGCGGCATAACCGGCCCGCCGCAACTGCTCAACAAGAGCGGACACATCCCCTTCAGCTACCGCGATCAACAACCCGCCCGACGTCTGCGGATCAAAGAGCAGGGTCCGCACAACACCATCAATCTTCGCCCCCGCATCGTCCTCCACAATGCACTCTGCAAATTCGCGATTCGCAATCAGCCCCGCCGGAATGCATCCCGCTTCCGCTGCCTCAACCGCTCCAGGCAGCAACGGTACACGTCCAGTATCAATCACAAGCTGCACACCGCTTCCGATCGCAACTTCGCGCGCATGCCCCATCAATCCGAATCCTGTCACGTCAGTCATCGCGTGCACCTCGAACGATGCAGCAACCTCTGATGCGGCACGATTCAGCTTCGTCATCGATTCAACGGCAGCATCCACCCAGGACTCCTGCGTGCGCCCCTGCTTCAACGCCGTGGTGATCACGCCGGTTCCGATCGCCTTCGCAAGCACCAAACGATCTCCCGGCACCGCAGTGCAATTCTTCTTCACTCGATCCGGATGAATTAGGCCCGTAACCGCGTAACCGAACTTGATCTCTGTGTCACGTACGCTGTGTCCCCCCACCACCACGCAGCGTGCTTCCTGCATCACGCTCAAGCCGCCGCGCATAATCTCCCCCAGCAGATTCGGATCTTCCTGCTGAGGAAAGCACACAACGGTG from the Occallatibacter riparius genome contains:
- the selD gene encoding selenide, water dikinase SelD, with the protein product MNFPAHPDSTTADAGAATTAVRLTQQVKAGGCASKLAPGVLNQVLAGLPQQHDENLLVGFSTADDAGIYRINDEQALVQTVDFFTPMVDDPHTFGRIAATNALSDVYAMGGQPLTALTVVCFPQQEDPNLLGEIMRGGLSVMQEARCVVVGGHSVRDTEIKFGYAVTGLIHPDRVKKNCTAVPGDRLVLAKAIGTGVITTALKQGRTQESWVDAAVESMTKLNRAASEVAASFEVHAMTDVTGFGLMGHAREVAIGSGVQLVIDTGRVPLLPGAVEAAEAGCIPAGLIANREFAECIVEDDAGAKIDGVVRTLLFDPQTSGGLLIAVAEGDVSALVEQLRRAGYAAAEIGQVRKGDAKIILR
- the selA gene encoding L-seryl-tRNA(Sec) selenium transferase, translating into MRAEKNSLYQQLPQVGEFLASAAGQELLRRHPRPIVLEAVREAIAELRNEIARGSVTESVLAMEIEGLPRRVAAGLGVREHRALQPVINATGVILQTNLGRAPLSDAAIESVAAVARGYCNLEFDLDSGKRGHRGARVEELLVQIAECDAAESAGLVVNNCAAATFLALNSLAEGGEVIVSRGELVEIGGGFRVPDILRKSGARLVEVGTTNRTRIQDYADAVTPETRLILRVHRSNFEITGFTEQAELRELVQLGADAGVPVMVDQGTGCILPLHEYGLGRQSSFLEAVKSGAALVCASGDKLLGGPQAGVVVGQQSVIRKLRRNPLYRAFRVDKLTIAALEATLLAYLSGQPDSVPVARMLRMPAEMIRSRCGQWAAALSTASVRATVVPTDSVVGGGTTPGATMASFAVMLQSPQMSAEALAAQLRHLQPPVIGRIHEDAVLLDLRTVDPAADDALVVMLRATLDGAVE